Within the Rosa rugosa chromosome 2, drRosRugo1.1, whole genome shotgun sequence genome, the region GAGAGAAACCGGTCATGGGTCTGGTGGGATTATGTGACAGACTTCCATATCAGATGTTCCATGAAAGAAAAGCGTTACAGTAAAGAATGTGCTGAGGATGTCATGAAATCACTTGGTAACTgctatttcttttgttttctgtgTACTGAATAATGTTTGTTAGGCATTTCTAATAGCTTTAATGTTTGCCGCAGATTTGCCTATCGACAAGATTAAAAAATGCATGGGCAATCCTGAAGATGATGTGGAGAATGAAGTGCTTAAAGCTGAACAAGAAATCCAggtcatacatatatatattccttaaTGTTGGTTCAATGTATAGgttattcaaatttcaaaaccacATATAGCCTAAGTGGACTGATATTAGTACATATTATCTTattgttgcttttttttttgtttggttatCACTAGGTTGGTCGAGGATCTCGTGGTGATGTTACCATCTTGCCAACATTGGTGATTAATAACGTTCAATATCGAGGTTTGTACAGCTTTCTTGATAGTTCTATTGATTTACCACATTATTATGCAGTGATCACTGGTTTGTATGAGTTGTTTTATAAGCTCCAAACCCTGCCTATTCAtcgtttcttcttcttctgaattTCCTGTCTTTCATGACATTAACATAATCACTTAATTTTCACCGGTTGCCATTATCTAAATATGAATTTACTGTATGAGAATGCTGAAGTTTCTAAGTTTCTTAATGTGAAGGAAAACTGGAACGAACTGGTGTCCTAAAGGCACTATGTGCTGGATTCAAGGAGACAACTGAACCTCAAATTTGTTTGAACGGAGGTGAGCCTCTCTTGATCTTTAGATAATGCACTAATGTCGTTTTCCTTTCCTAGTGACTAATCCACTGTGTTATTTCAACAGATCTTGAAACAAATGAGTGTCTAGAGAGGAATGGTGGCTGTTGGCTGGACAACCGGAGTAATTTAACTGCTTGCAAGGTTTACACACCTTTGCATTTCACTTTTCTAGTTGATGCCACCTATAAAATTCTTTCTAATAGAAGCAGAGATATTAACTGGATGTGATTCGGTTCTTTGTTTTGTCAGGACACTTTTAGGGGAAGAGTTTGTGAGTGCCCTGTAGTGGATGGTGTTCAATATAAAGGCGATGGTTATATATCTTGTGCTGGTAAAACCTTCTCCTCGTGACAAATACAGCAACTTTCTCCTCTATATTACACCTAATGGTTGTGGAAGAGTTGTTCCTATAACATTTACTCCTTTCTTGACAGCTTTTGGACCAGCAAGGTGTGCGATAGACAATGGAGGTTGCTGGTCAGAATCTAGAAATGGATTAACTATATCTGCTTGCTCAGTTCAGTGATGTTTATCCTAATCTTCCACTTTACTGATTCTCTATGATTCTTAAAcagttttctttttccttttcaccCATTATTATAGGAGAATTGAGTTGCAGCTTgattatcaaaattcttttcCCTTCACATTGTTCTTATCTATCCTTTTTTGGTGGTATCCAAGTAGAATTCCGAGTTATCTGGCTGCAAGTGTCCACAAGGATTTATAGGGGATGGCCATCATTGCGAAGGTAATTTTTACTTCCCCAGTGTGATTATCAAAGAATAATTTTCTCACACAAGCACTACACACTTAACTTTCAAGGCCTCTGAAATCTATTATCCGAACTAAATGGATTTCAACCCATCAGATATCGATGAATGCAAGGAACGTATTGCTTGTCAGTGTGATGGCTGCAGCTGTAAGAACACTTGGGGTGGATACAACTGCAAATGTAAGGGAGGACATCTTTATATAAAGGAGCAAGATACTTGTATTGGTAAGTCTTGATCACTAATTGATTAATATATCCAGAAAGACTTCAATCACTATTCATGATATGAACAGTTTTAAATGCATGATATATGTCTTGACTTTTGTTCATCTATTTTAATGCAGAGAGACAAGGATCGAGATTTGCGTGGTTCATAACTTTCATGGTTCTTGCGGCTGTGGCTGGAGTTGGCTTGGCTGGTTACATATTCTACAAATACAGGCTTCGAGTACGTTTGAAATGCTCCTTTGAACACCTCTATGTCCATCGTGGTTAATTGGTTTGGATGCTAAACTAGGTACATTTGCTAACACCTTTCACTTTCACCTGCAGTCTTACATGGACTCGGAGATCATGGCTATTATGTCACAATACATGCCTCTAGATGGTCAACAGGCCAATCAAGTCCATACTGCTGAGGTAGAACCTCTGCGACAAGGCTCAGTATAAGGTAACTACTTTGACTTCATGAGCATTCTTACTTGCTATTAGAatgattttaacatggaaaATCTTGCTGCTCTGCAGAAACAAAAGCCACACAATATCACTGGTATTTAAAGGGCATACATAAGAGGGACAGTTCTATGAAACTGCTTCCTGTGGGTACTCAACTCCCTTTAGATAGCTCTTAAGTAAAGCAGGGAAGGACGTTCGAATACGGTGCACCAATTTAGGAGGAGTTTGCCAGTATATACAGAAGACTTTCTTCACATAAACACTCTTATGTGTGTAAATAGAAATGCTGAGATATAGATTTTTGGTTGAGAAGGAACATGGATTTTATGTAATCATAACAcgaaaagaaaaggcaaaactGATTAGACAAAAAACAAATTGAGAAACAAGATTCTGCTTTCCTTTTATACACAACTATACTAGGAAAATGTTGCTCTTATGAAAACTTTTATTAAATGCAGTTAGTAATTTGCTGCACTGCAAGTTCTTAGGCATTGTTGTTTAGATTTGGCTTGGAATGTAATCTAGTCCAATAAGTACTAGAATCCTTCCAATCTAACAGAAATTATGAAATTCTTATATATCATAATACAACCTTTTAGTATCCTTCAATCAAATCGGAGTACAAAAATTGGCACATCCCTAGTTTGTCTCTAACTAGCAAGAATGTACACGATCCATCTGTTTCCAATGGTTTTGCTGCTTTCATTATCCTGGACAAGATTTCATCTAATTCATGTACATTCGTGTCACTCTAACTTCTAAGGATTGTACACTGTTAAAACtcgataatgatcaaatacaaacaaagtaaaTTGAAAAGGGTCTGTATGAGGTAATTACTCCCTATAAACACAgtaaataaagaaaagcaaaacTGCAGGAAACTGTTTTTAGTAAAGCTCTGTGCACAGATCATACATATACAGTGAAGTACTCCAATGCTTCCTTTTATGACCCTTCTATTGCATACTTAAATTGTGACAATACGACTGAAATAAAAGTAACATGATATTAGTTTCGCTGAGTTCATCAAATCAATGCAGCTGATACAACATAGAT harbors:
- the LOC133728818 gene encoding vacuolar-sorting receptor 6; protein product: MDLLAKFTFFLVVLAVLEQHVGVYGRFVVETGSIKVLYPMTLRAKHDGAIGNFGLPDYGGSLVGTVVYPEKGSTGCEAFEGDKPFRSQKSRPTIVVLDRGGCYFALKVWNAQEAGATAVLVADNVEEPLITMDSPEESNDADGYIEKIGIPSALIEKSFGDSLKDAVKNNEDVVVKLDWRESVPHPDQRVEYEFWTNSNDECGARCDEQMSFVKNFKGHAQILEKGGYTLFTPHYITWYCPKAFVLTAQCKSQCINRGRYCAPDPEKDFGEGYQGKDVVFENLRQLCVHRVAKERNRSWVWWDYVTDFHIRCSMKEKRYSKECAEDVMKSLDLPIDKIKKCMGNPEDDVENEVLKAEQEIQVGRGSRGDVTILPTLVINNVQYRGKLERTGVLKALCAGFKETTEPQICLNGDLETNECLERNGGCWLDNRSNLTACKDTFRGRVCECPVVDGVQYKGDGYISCAAFGPARCAIDNGGCWSESRNGLTISACSNSELSGCKCPQGFIGDGHHCEDIDECKERIACQCDGCSCKNTWGGYNCKCKGGHLYIKEQDTCIERQGSRFAWFITFMVLAAVAGVGLAGYIFYKYRLRSYMDSEIMAIMSQYMPLDGQQANQVHTAEVEPLRQGSV